A window of the Citrus sinensis cultivar Valencia sweet orange chromosome 9, DVS_A1.0, whole genome shotgun sequence genome harbors these coding sequences:
- the LOC102613853 gene encoding beta-galactosidase 7-like — protein sequence MASSGTQFVLVASLALLCSCLAIKVEYDANAIIIDGKRKVIIAGSIHYPRSTPEMWPDLIRKAKEGGVDAIETYIFWDVHEPQRRKYDFSGNLDFVKFFKLVQDAGLYAIIRIGPYVCAEWNYGGFPMWLHNTPGIQLRTNNDIFKNEMQVFTTKIVNMCKEANLFASQGGPIILAQIENEYGNIMEKYGDAGKKYIKWCANMAVAQNISEPWIMCQQSDAPEPMINTCNGFYCDQFTPNNPKSPKMWTENWTGWFKLWGGRDPQRTAEDLAFSVARFFQTGGVLNNYYMYHGGTNFGRTAGGPYIATSYDYNAPLDEYGNLNQPKWGHLKQLHEAIKQAEKFFTDGIVETKNISTYVNLTQFTVKATGERFCMLSNGDNTGDYTADLGPDGKFFVPAWSVTFLQGCTEEVYNTAKINTQRSVMVNKHSHENEKPAKLAWAWTPEPIQDTLDGNGKFKAARLLDQKEASGDGSDYLWYMTRVDTKDMSLENATLRVSTKGHGLHAYVNGQLIGTQFSRQATGQQMVTGDDYSFGFDKAVSSLKKGVNVISLLSVTVGLTNYGAFYDLHPTGLVEGSVLLREKGKDIIDATGYEWSYKVGLNGEAQHFYDPNSKNVNWSCTDVPKDRPMTWYKTSFKTPPGKEAVVVDLLGMGKGHAWVNGRSIGRYWPTQIAETSGCDPHCNYRGTYKDDKCRTNCGNPSQRWYHVPRSFLNKNADNTLILFEEVGGAPWNVTFQVVTVGTVCANAQEGNKVELRCQGHRKISEIQFASFGDPRGTCGSFSVGNHQADQTVSVVEKLCLGKPSCSIEVSQSTFGHSSLGNLTSRLAVQAVCK from the exons ATGGCTTCTTCTGGGACCCAATTTGTCCTCGTTGCGAGTTTGGCTTTGTTGTGTTCGTGCTTAGCAATCAAGGTTGAATATGATGCAAATGCCATTATCATTGATGGGAAACGTAAAGTCATCATCGCTGGTTCAATCCATTACCCCCGCAGCACCCCTGAG ATGTGGCCAGATTTGATTCGGAAGGCAAAGGAGGGAGGGGTTGATGCGATTGAAACATACATCTTCTGGGATGTCCATGAGCCTCAGCGTCGCAAG TATGATTTCTCTGGAAATCTGGACTTCGTGAAGTTCTTCAAGCTTGTCCAAGACGCTGGACTTTATGCCATTATTCGGATTGGCCCGTACGTCTGTGCAGAATGGAATTATGG AGGATTCCCAATGTGGCTGCACAATACTCCTGGGATCCAACTAAGAACAAACAATGACATCTTCAag AATGAAATGCAAGTATTTACCACCAAGATTGTCAACATGTGCAAAGAAGCAAACCTATTTGCCTCACAGGGAGGTCCAATTATTTTGGCCCAG ATTGAGAATGAATATGGAAATATCATGGAAAAGTATGGAGATGCAGGGAAGAAATACATCAAATGGTGTGCAAATATGGCTGTGGCCCAAAATATTAGCGAACCATGGATTATGTGCCAGCAAAGCGACGCTCCGGAGCCTATG ATCAACACATGCAATGGGTTTTACTGTGATCAATTCACGCCAAACaatcccaagagccctaagATGTGGACTGAAAACTGGACAGGATG GTTCAAGCTTTGGGGTGGCAGAGACCCACAGAGAACTGCCGAGGATCTGGCGTTTTCAGTTGCACGCTTTTTCCAGACTGGTGGAGTGTTGAACAATTACTACATG TATCACGGAGGAACAAACTTCGGCCGCACAGCAGGAGGTCCTTATATTGCAACATCATATGATTACAATGCGCCACTCGATGAGTATG GCAACTTGAACCAGCCGAAATGGGGACATCTCAAGCAACTCCACGAAGCTATTAAACAGGCAGAAAAGTTTTTCACCGATGGCATAGTGGAAACCAAGAATATCAGTACATATGTTAAT CTGACGCAATTCACTGTTAAGGCTACCGGTGAAAGATTCTGTATGTTGAGCAATGGTGACAATACAGGGGATTACACCGCTGACCTAGGACCGGATGGCAAGTTTTTTGTCCCGGCTTGGTCTGTCACTTTTCTTCAGGGCTGCACTGAGGAAGTTTATAATACTGCAAAG ATTAACACTCAGAGATCTGTAATGGTTAATAAGCATAGCCACGAAAATGAAAAACCAGCTAAACTCGCCTGGGCGTGGACACCAGAACCCATTCAAGATACCCTGGATGGGAATGGTAAATTTAAAGCAGCACGGCTTCTTGATCAGAAAGAGGCATCTGGTGATGGTAGTGACTACTTATGGTACATGACCAG AGTGGACACCAAAGATATGTCTTTGGAGAATGCGACTCTGCGGGTGAGCACAAAAGGCCATGGACTTCACGCTTATGTCAACGGCCAGCTCATAG GCACACAATTCTCCAGGCAAGCCACCGGGCAGCAGATGGTCACTGGAGACGATTACAGTTTTGGGTTCGACAAAGCTGTTTCTTCCCTGAAAAAAGGCGTCAATGTTATAAGCTTACTCAGCGTTACTGTTGGATTGACG AATTATGGTGCATTTTATGACTTGCATCCAACTGGCCTAGTTGAAGGTTCGGTTCTattgagagaaaaaggaaaagatataatagatgcGACAGGATACGAATGGTCTTACAAG GTGGGGTTGAACGGTGAGGCCCAACATTTTTATgatccaaattcaaaaaatgtcAACTGGAGCTGCACAGATGTTCCCAAAGATAGACCCATGACATGGTATAAG ACCAGCTTCAAGACACCTCCAGGAAAAGAGGCAGTGGTGGTGGACTTGCTAGGCATGGGCAAAGGGCACGCCTGGGTGAATGGGAGAAGCATCGGGCGTTACTGGCCAACACAAATAGCTGAAACCTCCGGGTGTGATCCTCATTGTAACTATCGAGGAACGTACAAAGATGACAAATGCAGGACTAATTGTGGCAATCCTTCTCAAAGATG GTACCATGTGCCCAGATCATTCCTGAACAAAAACGCCGACAACACATTGATTTTGTTCGAGGAAGTAGGCGGGGCTCCCTGGAACGTGACATTCCAGGTTGTCACGGTCGGTACTGTTTGTGCAAATGCTCAGGAGGGAAACAAAGTCGAGTTACGCTGCCAAGGTCATCGTAAAATCTCCGAAATCCAATTCGCTAGCTTTGGTGATCCACGGGGAACATGCGGCTCCTTCAGTGTAGGCAATCATCAGGCCGATCAGACCGTCTCTGTCGTGGAAaag CTCTGCCTTGGGAAGCCGAGTTGCTCGATTGAGGTGTCGCAATCGACATTTGGACATAGCAGCCTGGGCAATCTTACGTCAAGGCTGGCAGTGCAAGCTGTTTGTAAATGA